In Arachis hypogaea cultivar Tifrunner chromosome 17, arahy.Tifrunner.gnm2.J5K5, whole genome shotgun sequence, a single window of DNA contains:
- the LOC140180747 gene encoding uncharacterized protein translates to MPGTVAVLRTSPVRVGGQVDESEAYFHRLFWTFPPCIEAFRHCKPLVSIDGTHLYGKYGGTLLIAIAQDGNSNILPVAFALVEGENAESWSFFLSHLRQHVTPQPGLLVISDRHNGIKAALEAPDGGWLPPSAYRAFCIRHVAANFALTFKGKDARRLLVNAAYAKTEVEFDYWFDILRSEDPAMCEWANQIDYSLWTQHRDDGRRFGHMTTNISELAELFVRKGREAAAQMGTGQQFSQYLVKSIEANLKTARCFTVTLYDRDNSEFTVAETTPTGSFSLGTNRVSLASRTCDCGYFQALHFSCHHALA, encoded by the exons ATGCCGGGTACTGTTGCAGTCCTACGCACGAGCCCTGTTCGAGTTGGTGGACAAGTTGACGAGTCTGAAGCCTATTTTCACAGACTTTTCTGGACGTTTCCACCgtgcatcgaggcattccgtcattgcaagccgctaGTTAGCATCGACGGCACACATCTGTATGGCAAGTACGGGGGAACGTTGCtcatcgcgattgcacaggaTGGGAACTCGAACATTCTACCTGTTGCATTTGCACTAGTAGAGGGTGAGAATGCAGAGTCTTGGtcattctttctctcccaccttcGACAGCATGTGACACCGCAACCGGGATTGCTGGTTATCTCcgacaggcataacggcatcaaggctgcCCTTGAGGCACCCGACGGAGGGTGGTTACCTCCATCTgcataccgtgcattctgcattcgacatgtAGCTGCTAATTTTGCCCTAACCTTCAAGGGCAAGGACGCACGGAGGCTTCTAGTGAATGCCGCTTATGCGAAGACCGAGGTTGAGTTTGATTATTGGTTTGATATTCTGCGGTCTGAAGACCCAgcgatgtgtgagtgggcgaaccAGATTGACTACTCCTTGTGGACTCAGCATCGTGATGATGGGCGGCGATTTGGTCACATGACGACTAATATCTccga GCTTGCGGAACTCTTTGTTCGTAAGGGGAGAGAGGCTGCGGCTCAGATGGGAaccggacaacaattcagtcagtACTTGGTGAAGTCCattgaggccaacttgaagacggccaggtgcttcacggtgacctTGTATGACCGTGATAACTCGGAGTTCACCGTAGCAGAGACCACTCCTACTGGTTCTTTCTCGTTGGGTACCAACAGAGTATCGCTTGCATCCCGGACCTGCGACTGCGGGTACTTCCAGGCGCTTCATTTCTCGTGCCATCACGCACTTGCATGA